Proteins encoded together in one Ipomoea triloba cultivar NCNSP0323 chromosome 4, ASM357664v1 window:
- the LOC116016426 gene encoding probable inorganic phosphate transporter 1-3 has product MAREQLQVLNALDVAKTQLYHFTAIIIAGMGFFTDAYDLFSISLVTKLLGRIYYTNLNKEKPGTLPPGISAAVTGVALVGTLAGQLFFGWLGDKMGRKKVYGVTLILMIVCSLASGLSFGSHAKGVMATLCFFRFWLGFGIGGDYPLSATIMSEYANKKTRGAFIAAVFAMQGFGILTSGIVALIVSSAFDHAYGAPPYNQSVAARAASTVPQADYIWRIILMFGAVPAALTYYWRMKMPETARYTALVAKNARQAAKDMAQVLNVELEAEEEKLEKMAEKPANSFGLFSREFAKRHGLHLLGTTSTWFLLDIAFYSNNLFQKDIFSAIGWIPPAKEMNAVHEVYRVARAQTLIALCSTVPGYWFTVAFIDVIGRFWIQLMGFFFMTVFMFALAIPYDHWREKPHRIGFVIMYSLTFFFSNFGPNATTFVVPAEIFPARLRSTCHGISAAAGKAGAIVGAFGFLYASQPTNKKDADPGYPAGIGIKKTLIVLGCVNALGMLFTFLVPEPKGKSLEELSGENDDDGTELQAGAPYRTAPEA; this is encoded by the exons ATGGCTAGAGAACAGCTGCAAGTGCTAAATGCACTTGATGTCGCCAAGACTCAACTTTACCATTTCACGGCCATCATTATCGCCGGAATGGGGTTTTTCACTGACGCCTACGATCTTTTCAGCATTTCCCTTGTCACCAAGCTACTAGGCCGCATATACTACACTAACCTCAACAAAGAAAAGCCAGGCACCCTCCCTCCGGGTATCTCCGCCGCCGTCACCGGCGTCGCCCTCGTCGGAACCCTCGCCGGCCAGCTCTTCTTCGGCTGGCTCGGCGACAAAATGGGCCGGAAAAAAGTCTACGGCGTCACCCTCATCCTCATGATTGTTTGCTCTCTTGCTTCCGGACTTTCTTTTGGCAGCCACGCTAAGGGTGTCATGGCAACCCTTTGTTTCTTCAg attttGGCTGGGTTTTGGAATCGGCGGCGACTATCCACTCTCTGCCACAATCATGTCGGAATATGCTAACAAGAAGACAAGAGGAGCCTTTATAGCTGCGGTTTTCGCTATGCAAG GTTTTGGAATTCTGACTAGCGGCATTGTGGCACTGATTGTTTCCTCCGCTTTCGATCACGCTTACGGCGCTCCGCCGTACAATCAAAGCGTGGCGGCACGCGCCGCCTCCACCGTGCCGCAGGCCGACTACATTTGGCGCATAATCCTAATGTTCGGGGCGGTGCCGGCGGCGCTGACGTACTACTGGCGGATGAAGATGCCGGAAACCGCCCGTTACACCGCCCTGGTGGCGAAGAACGCGAGACAGGCGGCGAAGGACATGGCGCAGGTCCTGAACGTGGAGCTGGAAGCCGAGGAAGAAAAGCTGGAGAAAATGGCGGAAAAACCGGCGAATTCGTTCGGGTTGTTCTCTAGAGAATTCGCGAAGCGTCACGGGCTCCACTTACTGGGGACCACCTCCACGTGGTTTCTGTTAGACATTGCGTTTTACAGCAATAATCTGTTTCAGAAAGATATTTTCAGCGCGATTGGGTGGATCCCGCCGGCGAAGGAAATGAACGCCGTGCACGAGGTTTATAGAGTGGCGAGGGCGCAAACGTTGATCGCGCTTTGTAGCACCGTGCCGGGGTACTGGTTCACCGTCGCCTTCATCGACGTGATCGGGAGATTTTGGATCCAATTGATGGGATTCTTCTTCATGACGGTGTTCATGTTCGCCCTAGCAATCCCCTACGATCATTGGAGAGAAAAGCCGCATAGAATCGGGTTCGTTATAATGTACTCTCTCACctttttcttctccaattttGGCCCTAACGCCACCACGTTCGTGGTCCCGGCGGAGATTTTCCCGGCCAGGCTCCGGTCGACCTGCCACGGGATATCCGCGGCGGCCGGGAAGGCCGGCGCGATCGTCGGAGCGTTTGGGTTCTTATATGCGTCGCAGCCGACGAACAAAAAAGACGCGGACCCGGGTTACCCGGCGGGGATTGGGATCAAGAAAACGCTGATTGTTTTGGGATGCGTTAATGCGCTGGGGATGCTTTTCACGTTCTTGGTGCCGGAGCCGAAGGGGAAATCGCTTGAAGAATTGTCCGGCGAGAATGACGATGACGGTACCGAGCTCCAGGCTGGCGCTCCCTATAGGACTGCCCCAGAAGCCTGA